CCACATTCAGGATGCCGTCCCTTGTATTGCCGATGCGGCTGAAGGCAAATTTGCTTAGATCAATGATTCGGCCCTCTACAAAGGGGCCTCTGTCATTGATGGTTACAATTACACTTTTCTTGTTTTTTTTATTGGTCACCTTAACCTTGGTGCCAAAAGGCAGTTGTCTATGGGCTGCCGTTTTTGCCTTCTGGTTAAAGGGCTCTCCGCTGGCGGTTTTCCGAGACTGAAATTTATCTGCATAAAAGGAGGCCCTGCCGATTTCATAATAAATGGGTTGCCGGGCCGCTTGAACAGCTTGGGGAACCGACTTTTGAACAGGTTTCAATAATGATCTTAATACAGGTGCCGATGCTGTTTTTTCTTTCGGAACAATAGAAACGTCAACCCGTGCCTTTTTTGCCCTTATGGGACTCTTTTCAAGTTTTGAAACAGTCTGGACAGGGCTGGGGGATTTCACGTTTCCACAGCCAAACGCCAGAAAAAGCAAAGAGACTATTACAGACAGCTGAAGACAAGTTGTAACTGACATAGGCGTCCTTATCAACTACTTCCCATTTACCGTTAAAAAATGTGTCCTTTGGCGTAACGTCGAGGGAGTCTTAAGAGACAAGCATACGGGCGATTTTATTTTGATCACGGGCCTAACCCTATGCCAAAAGAATGACTTTTATAACTTTTTTAATCTAAAATACTTGTAAAAATGTTTCAAGCCTTATGTCTTTTTTTTGTTGTTTCAGTTCAATTGTTCCAAATATTTTATGGACTTGCCGGCAAAATTTTATCCAGGTCCAGGTTGTGCCGCTTGAGCTTGTTGTTCAAGGTCGTTCTTGTAATGTTAAGAATTTTAGCCGCTTCGGTTTTGTTGCCCTTTGTCTGTTTAAGCGTCTCAATCAGAGCGATACTTTCTATTTCATTCAGGGTTTTCCCGCCCCCGGAAAAATCATGGCCGACCATATTTTCTGGTTCATAATCTTTTAACACGTTAGAGGGCAGATCTTTTTCACAGATATATTGGCCCATGCACAGGATAATGGCGCGTTCAATTATGTTTTCAAGCTCACGCACGTTGCCCGGCCAGCCGTATTTGACCAGGGCATCCATTGCCATAGGGGTAAACCCTTTAATATCTTTTTTATTCTCTTGGGTGTACCTGTCTAAAAATTTCTGGGCAAGCAAAGGGATATCATCTGATCTGTCCCGCAGTGGGGGCACCTTTACATTGATCACATTAAGCCGGTAAAACAGATCCTGGCGAAAATGTCCCGCTTCCACCTCTTTTTCCAAATTTTTGTTGGTGGCCACAATCACACGTACGTCAATGGTTGTAACTTTATCGGACCCCACTTTCTGGATTTCTTTTTCCTGGAGGACCCTGAGCAGTTTAACCTGCATGGATAAAGGAATCTCGCCGATTTCATCGAGAAAAATGGACCCCTTATCTGCCGATTTAAAAAGGCCGTCCCTGGGTTTATCCGCCCCGGTGAACGCCCCTTTCTCATGGCCGAACAGTTCAGATTCCAGAAGGGTTTCACTCAACGCGGCACAATTCACCGAGATCAAAGCATTCTCTTTTCGTTTGCTGTTTTTGTGAATAGCCTTTGCAAACAACTCCTTGCCGGTACCGCTTTCCCCGGAAATTAGAATATTCGCATCGGTGGGAGCCGCAATTTTAGCTGTATCAATCACCTCTCTGATGGCCGTACTGGTGCCGATTATCCCGGAGAAGTCGCCCTCGCCCAGCAACTGTTCTTTCAGTTGACTGTTTTCCAGGGACAATTGTAGATGTTTGGTTACGCGCTCAATGGAAAGCTTGAGCTCCTCAAAATTCAAGGGCTTGGTCAGATAGTCATCCGCCCCCAGCCGCATGGCTTCCACTGCTTTATCCACCGAAGAGTATGCGGTCATGATAATGACTGGTATGGCGGGGTTAAAGTGCTTAATCTCTTTGAGCGCCTCCATGCCGCCCACGTTGGCCATTCTGACATCCATAAGAACAAGGTCATAGGGCGTTTTTTGCACCTGTTCGATAGCATCTGCACCGTCTTTGACACATTCAATGGTGTAAGAAAGACTTTTTAAAAGTGTTTCTAGCATTGACAGGTGGGCGGTGTCATCATCTACAATCAGTAAGCGGCCTTTCATATCAGGTCCTCTTCCTTCTCATCCAATTTGTTTTGTTCCAGGGGGATTGAAATCACAAAGGTGGTCCCCTTATTTTTCAGACTTTCAATGGTGATGGTCCCACCATGTGTTTCGATGATTTTAAACGCAATGGCAAGGCCAAGGCCTGTACCGCTTTTTTTGGTAGTAAAATAGGGGTTAAAGATATTGGCCTGATCTTGGGGCGATATACCATTGCCCGTATCTGAAATTTCAAACTGCACCTTGTTCTCCACAGCCTTAACGTTGACGGTTAAGGTGCCGCCCGACGGCATGGCCTGGATGGCATTGATAAAAATATTAAGCAGCACCTGGGTCAACCGATCCTTATCCACCTCAACTTCGGGCAGGGTCGGTTCAACGGAACTGATGATTTTTATGCCTGCCGGATCCGCTTCATATTTTATCAGCCGCAACGCCTTGTCCACCAGTTCAAAAATCCGACTTTTCCTCAATTCCAGTTTAATGGGCCGGGCAAACTCAAGCAGTTCCGAGATAACCCGATTCACCCGGTCAACCTCTTCAGCCATTATGGTGGCGGCTTTTTTATTATCGCTTTGGGCATCAAACAGACTGCTGAAATAGGTGGCATAGCCTTTTATGGAACTTAAGGGATTTCTGACTTCATGGGCCACACCAGCCGCAAGAATGCCCACGGCCGCCAACTTCTCCTTGTGCTTGATCTCAAGCTCCAGGGCCCTGATCCGGCTTAAATCGTTAAGAATGAACACATGGCCGATGAAGTTGCCCTGGGAACCCACAATTTTTGTAATGGTCACGGAGACCGGAATTGCGTTACCGTTAGAGGAGGGCAATTTCAATTCCTGTTCTGAAACCAAACCGCCTTTATTCACCTGGTCAAACCGTGTCAACAAAGAGGGCGGTAGCACCTGGTCCGCCTTTTTACCCTTTATTT
This window of the uncultured Desulfobacter sp. genome carries:
- a CDS encoding septal ring lytic transglycosylase RlpA family protein — protein: MSVTTCLQLSVIVSLLFLAFGCGNVKSPSPVQTVSKLEKSPIRAKKARVDVSIVPKEKTASAPVLRSLLKPVQKSVPQAVQAARQPIYYEIGRASFYADKFQSRKTASGEPFNQKAKTAAHRQLPFGTKVKVTNKKNKKSVIVTINDRGPFVEGRIIDLSKFAFSRIGNTRDGILNVEIQIVDQNDLDQHDYDPDQS
- a CDS encoding ATP-binding protein, translating into MPNKKIPYPYRSISPWVIIGISVVLVGVVATQAVLNYNREKKYMGQILSEKGAALIRSFEAGSITGMMGRMGSEAHLQTLMEATAAQQDISYIVIADQSGLVLAHNQKDKIGTPFTPPLFKGDAQPSDTPQWRTVKGQESKDYFEVYKTFLPTLRGHGKHGQGRGKGFGRHMMGNEHTNGSHECANECAQGWIRGQSRQRLLDPENAPVIVIGMDIAPFEHARKEDIQNSIISIALILFLGLGGIVSLFWAQNHARSRRLLLDTRAFASELVAGLPMGIVAVDDAATVIYVNETASIFLKKALDQIKGKKADQVLPPSLLTRFDQVNKGGLVSEQELKLPSSNGNAIPVSVTITKIVGSQGNFIGHVFILNDLSRIRALELEIKHKEKLAAVGILAAGVAHEVRNPLSSIKGYATYFSSLFDAQSDNKKAATIMAEEVDRVNRVISELLEFARPIKLELRKSRIFELVDKALRLIKYEADPAGIKIISSVEPTLPEVEVDKDRLTQVLLNIFINAIQAMPSGGTLTVNVKAVENKVQFEISDTGNGISPQDQANIFNPYFTTKKSGTGLGLAIAFKIIETHGGTITIESLKNKGTTFVISIPLEQNKLDEKEEDLI
- a CDS encoding sigma-54 dependent transcriptional regulator, whose protein sequence is MKGRLLIVDDDTAHLSMLETLLKSLSYTIECVKDGADAIEQVQKTPYDLVLMDVRMANVGGMEALKEIKHFNPAIPVIIMTAYSSVDKAVEAMRLGADDYLTKPLNFEELKLSIERVTKHLQLSLENSQLKEQLLGEGDFSGIIGTSTAIREVIDTAKIAAPTDANILISGESGTGKELFAKAIHKNSKRKENALISVNCAALSETLLESELFGHEKGAFTGADKPRDGLFKSADKGSIFLDEIGEIPLSMQVKLLRVLQEKEIQKVGSDKVTTIDVRVIVATNKNLEKEVEAGHFRQDLFYRLNVINVKVPPLRDRSDDIPLLAQKFLDRYTQENKKDIKGFTPMAMDALVKYGWPGNVRELENIIERAIILCMGQYICEKDLPSNVLKDYEPENMVGHDFSGGGKTLNEIESIALIETLKQTKGNKTEAAKILNITRTTLNNKLKRHNLDLDKILPASP